GCAGCAACAAAAGCTTGAAAACCATAGCCAAGATGATGAAGATGTGTAGATCTAACAATTGAGATCTGTCAAatgttgatggtttgatccaacAGCTCTAATACCAGTCTGTTACGAATTTGGATTGAAAACAAATTACAATCAAACCATGAaccacacaaacaaacacaaaatttaacatgaaaaaccTAAATCGGGAAAAACATGgatagaaataacaaaatatcactattgGATATTGCTACAATAAAAGTGATATTGTTGCGACTAATTCCAAGGTATTGGACaactatttatagacctaaatcATTTATCGATGTACACAAGAAATTCTATCCTGATCAGAAGATGATTCAAGAAGATATTTCTCCAGATAAGATAAATTCCCatcaaaatcgaatttgacaacattctaatcataatcaaattcgAAATTCTAATCACGATCAAATTAGGAATCccaatcacaattaaatttgaattctgggtcacaattataacaaaaacCAAACAAACATAACTCACAACTTTAGATAACTAGTTACACCACACACCGAAACTCTAGTTATCAGGCTATGCAAAACATGACATGCAACTGCAATAATCTGGATATTTCAGCACAAATTATTGGGAGCAGTCCATCAAGACAAGAAGTGAACCAAggctgcctatttatagaccccAAATCATAGCCATAGTGAGATTAGGTCTCCCAAGCCTATTTTAATTCCCTAATTAGAATGACTATCTAATAAGGATTATCTAAGAGGCCTTTCCTCTATCAGATTAATCTTATAAAACAATCCTAATCAAATTAGAATTTGAGAAGTTATCTCAACATTAGGTTCCGTTACCTAGTAAAGTCACAATAACATTCTAAAAATAGGATTGTTACGATAAAATCATTAGTATTTTCCATCATAAAAGAAGTTATTTAGTTGCAAGATGATTGTAATATGTTAGGGAAATCAATAGCATGGATCTATAGGGTTGCTTCAATATAATGAGCAAGAGACGGTATTTTTACccattttaattcctttatctTCCTTTTTCTCTACCATGAAAACCATCTCTAGATGACTTGTTTAACATTCAATAAGTCTTGGCTAACAACGAAGTGGGCTGCATATAAATTGAATAATCCTTTCTTTTATAGTTGGATTATTTAGTTTCAAATCAAATGATTGACGCTGAAGTTCTATATGCAATTTGATTGTTTGCTATATATATGACAGATGAATTTGAGCCTTCTCAGAGGTTTTACACCAGTACCATGCCAATCAAACAGATAGCAAGTACTGAAGCCTGTGAAAGACATCGATCAAAGGGAAAAAACAGGAAACAAGAAATTCACTGGTTACAATATCTGCAATCATACTTTATTAAAAGTCTCTTATTCACCCTGAATTTTCTAAATCTAATCAGAAAGTCAATTCATCTTGTTTCAGTAACATGTACCTGAATTCCGAGTTCATTTCATATAAGACTAACAAATTCAAAACGATCTCCATCTGCGGAATTACCAGAGTATAGCATACCAAGATGGGCCCGTAATAAGgaatgtatacatatatatagatacacatatatattatttatacctTAAGGCTTTCGACGACGCCGGGGACGACTTCGTGCTCGAGGCCGGAGTACTCGCCCTCCGTGTTCTCCCTAACGACCACAATATCAACGTTCTCGTGGCGAGTAGGAAGACCGGGCAAGTTGAAGCAATTGACAAGGGAAGCGTAGAGATCGAGCTCTTTTCTGAGCTGAACGTTGAGAGAACTCACCCCACCGCCGACGGGAGTCCGGAGGCCTCCCTTCAAGCACACCTTATTCTTGCGAATAGACTCGATTACCTCCGGCGGCACGCTCTTCATGTCGCCGTGGACGTCGTAGCGCTCGAAGTAGACCGGCGCGTGCATTGCCTCCATCACCTGTTCCACCGCACCCGTCACCAGAGGCCCGATTCCGTCACCGGGAATTAGGGTGACGGCACGCGGAGCGCCGTCGCCGGGGCGGGGCATGTAGGTGACGGGTCGGGCTGAACCAGAAGCCAACCCTAATCTGAGAAGGTTGGGAAAAAGGTCAGAAGACGCCGAGCGAGCGCATAGCTGTTTGAGGACTGGGAGGCTTCGTCGGGCCATCGACGACGTGACTTGAATCCGTTGATTTTGCCCTTCGCGAAGTGTTGAAGACAGAAAGCGAGAAGAATCTTACCGAACCCCATCAAAACCGGGTAATTGATGGGACTGAGCCACTACGCTGCCCGCTCTGGGCAGAGAATATATTTGTTTGCAGGCGTACCCTCTTCCTTTGGGCTTATTCCATTTTAACCCTCCATCTTTTGGTATTCTTGAATCTGGATTGGTTTAtagattttctttctcttgttcgaatatgatttgatttttctttttgagaattttggcTAATTTGTAATGTGTACAATAcattagtatttatttattttagtgcttatttttaaaattgtatcgACTTAGTATTTGTCCTTAATAGGACCTAAAGTACTAAATTgaccaatattttaaaattttaattattaaaataattccatTCTTAcctattataaaatttacattatttaatgctaaattttatcaaattattttattttacttctttttcaCAATTAAGTAACGAAAACatgtcaaatttaaattataaagtcgtaaaattaaacctaaatcTAAATTAGGCAATAACTTTGATGAGAACTGCCATATAAATTAGAATATGATTAATTTATAGCCATTTTGTAGTCATTATTTtgctaaaataataaattaattcagATATACAatgtatttgatttgaattttaaggtaaaagttattttagagttgtgaatatattataatttaaaaataataaaataacacaaattaACAGCCAACAAACATAACCTTGTCGGATTGGATCAACACGTAAGTTATAAGTTCATTTGAGTTAGGCTAagccaatttatttaaaatatttagtgaaGAGTAAATAGGTGGTGGTTATTGAATATCAACGTGAGCAaacattgaataaaatgaaaaagaaaaaataaaaagagaaaaaaagtcaaatttatgtgtattcaaataaaaatataaagatacgGATCATAAACTTTAAATGGTGATATTATATGAACAAAATAAAccttttattctttattctttcaatCACATGATTTTATAGAAGGTGAATGAATAGCAATGGAAAAACACAATACATTTTTACCTCTCAATTGAATTTGTCACCTCAAACGTGCATTTTACTCGTCACAAATCACAATCCATCGTAGTAAATAAGTCATAGCAACAATTCATCTATATTATTGAGTCAAATATTTATATCTACACATTTTCAATAATTATAAAGTCAcccaaaactaaaaaataaaagtaagaaATTGAActataaaaagacaaaatatgaaatttcatagtcctaatgatggaaaatatatcccaagatgGGGTGAATTGGAATTCGTATAAATTTTtcgataattaaaataatggtTGATGGAAAaatactatgtttcgaaacctactatgtttcgaaatatacctcactATTTTgctagtttcgaaatatagattgtatgtttcgaaatacacttttctgttttgcttaatttgaaatctttttacttgtatttcaaaacaatgatttatataagtaagagtataccaaaaatatttgtatatcaaatatatgttttatgtgAATATGTATAAGTTTATACTTAAGAAAACAATGTATTAGAATTTGAAGgcaattcttttgaaagcatgtgCAATAAGTAATAATGATAAGTGAAAACTaaagaacacttgcacacaaaatatatagtaGTTCAGCAtcccgcctagtccactacttTAAAGTTTActcacttgaaggatttttcaatcccaataaCTTTTTATTAGTGATTACCACAaaaagggttttaccacggttcaccatAAAAtcttacaaagtgagtttttatgagctcaactcaaacctactatcaagtgagtttttacgggcttaactcaaaccttacaccaaatgagttttaaggctaaactcaaacctttggcacaatgagttttaggctaaactcaaacctttggcacaatgagttttaggctaaactcaaaccttacaatatttacaagataaataaagtttatctctTACAACCAAATGAGCAATAAATGCCTTACCGGATGATGTACAAACCTTTGTACCGGCTTAATTAAGATAAGGAGAGCTAGAGATGATGAACTTCTTGTTTTAGCTTGCTTCTCCTTCTCACTTTCAATgcataagagaaaatatgtgtgtggatcttctttgaaagctCAAACAAACATTTTAACAATCATTTGTGCTTgagtgtgtgtctctagtgtgtgttCTCTTGTTGTATCTTGTTCTTCTTAGTCTTGTCTTCAAAcacctgctatttatatcaagagatagaaatctaaTCGTTtcatagccgttagagacaagacagaaatatagatttcgaaacatacataataggtttcgaaacatcacaattttacacataagtttcgaaacatacttcacatgtttcaaaacatacataatTTCCAGTTGTATTTGCACTTAGAGACAATaatgagtgggagacataatctattccccactaacatataataatgatttccacttcaaatttgaatttgaattttgcaaatcatggataatgcattaaaaaatgtgatTGAGAAGATTTTAGATAGATACAAAAATGCAAAGCAAAAGCATCTCGATTTTGAATAATCTACTGACAgaaatgtcagaggtttcgaaatatgatatgtatatgtttcaaaacataccttTCTGGAaataaggtttcgaaacatgacatataggtttcgaaacatagtccataacctgaaacaaatgctaatacatAGATGTTTGAAAAGGGCATGCACACTttagaaaacatgaaaatcttttcaaaggggtttcgaaacatgcatataAACATG
This window of the Diospyros lotus cultivar Yz01 chromosome 5, ASM1463336v1, whole genome shotgun sequence genome carries:
- the LOC127802835 gene encoding isocitrate dehydrogenase [NAD] regulatory subunit 1, mitochondrial isoform X2; its protein translation is MARRSLPVLKQLCARSASSDLFPNLLRLGLASGSARPVTYMPRPGDGAPRAVTLIPGDGIGPLVTGAVEQVMEAMHAPVYFERYDVHGDMKSVPPEVIESIRKNKVCLKGGLRTPVGGGVSSLNVQLRKELDLYASLVNCFNLPGLPTRHENVDIVVVRENTEGEYSGLEHEVVPGVVESLKVMTKFCSERIAKYAFEYAYLNNRKKVTAVHKANIMKLADGLFLESCREVASKYPSIKYNEIIVDNCCMQLVSKPEQFDVMVTPNLYGNLVANTAAGIAGGTGVMPGADDRGITHNTRTHRA